In a genomic window of bacterium:
- a CDS encoding SpoIIE family protein phosphatase, whose amino-acid sequence MENPSKILRLNIVFIILLFLTGLGISSFLFYARIRFTLGVVLNEAVIIGVLVLVLYTVFTNGRLDEMSITRKLRSGLLLMLAIYTVGFVIAFMLQPEYKPPRYAGGNVMEPNSLSAVLVAHVIGIVAVVCLSIMLRLIQTLIFHRRKKNTQNHFFVFVLLAGLTILSTALTGKPLRYDPSANHVVTFVLLILTTIFMSLNVVRVGWVTVLNRRQKLFTFLGGIIFTVVASGLLGAPIGGGITFSDIVESYSLSAGSFLFIVAIFVFFYSITTTVNTLMHLPTAAIYDKKVREINSIYSLSRTINSLFDFDKIVVTVTDLVCEATNAQASWLEMTKAKNPSFRGQFDFVALKTKDNFHVHFLELSSKKYLTKGGDSQLFPSNDLDYLHYLVQPVEMILQTKKPIVINQVKKDKTTKDLKRTPMESLVGVPLISNDEIVGVLYAAKAQQFGFDQDDIAIISAFANQTTVALENTRLVKESLEKERLEQELRIAHEVQMRLIPQQIPTIRNETGTKGLDIGAMTLPANEVGGDYYDFVKLADWRLGIVVADVSGKGTSAAFYMAEIKGIIQALAGIYSAPKDLMIAVNEVLYGSMDRKSFITVLYVDFDISKNELRFARAGHCPLLHVCGEENNFVRPDGIGLGLDNGLLFRNSMEEHVIKVQNEDIFVMYSDGLIEARNPNGEEFGEDRLCASVQSVRSLDAQTIKDKIIQDVSFFENGSKAHDDLTCVVLKLKELSVDAETHVSSPRKDAVLVQG is encoded by the coding sequence ATGGAAAATCCCTCCAAAATATTACGGCTGAATATCGTTTTTATTATTTTATTGTTCCTTACGGGACTTGGTATCAGTTCATTTCTTTTTTATGCTCGTATCCGTTTTACTCTTGGAGTTGTTCTCAATGAAGCCGTCATAATTGGTGTTTTAGTGCTCGTTCTATACACCGTATTTACCAATGGCCGGCTTGATGAAATGAGCATTACCCGCAAACTCAGATCAGGTCTCTTACTCATGTTGGCAATTTATACTGTGGGGTTCGTGATAGCGTTTATGCTGCAGCCTGAGTATAAACCCCCAAGATATGCCGGCGGTAATGTGATGGAACCCAACTCTTTATCGGCCGTGCTAGTGGCGCATGTGATCGGAATCGTAGCGGTCGTATGTCTTTCGATTATGCTGAGGTTGATTCAGACGCTTATTTTTCACCGTCGAAAAAAAAACACACAGAATCACTTTTTTGTGTTTGTTCTCCTTGCCGGACTCACCATTCTCTCAACTGCTTTAACCGGCAAACCGTTGCGGTATGATCCTTCCGCCAACCATGTTGTCACGTTCGTGCTGCTTATTCTGACGACCATTTTCATGTCACTGAACGTGGTACGGGTCGGCTGGGTCACGGTACTTAACCGGCGGCAAAAATTATTTACATTCCTTGGCGGCATTATCTTCACTGTAGTGGCGTCGGGCCTTTTAGGCGCGCCGATCGGCGGAGGCATTACGTTCTCGGACATAGTCGAATCTTACAGCCTGTCGGCCGGCTCGTTCCTGTTCATCGTAGCGATTTTCGTTTTTTTCTACAGTATTACAACGACCGTCAATACGTTGATGCATTTGCCGACAGCTGCAATTTATGACAAGAAAGTGCGCGAGATTAATTCCATCTACAGCCTCAGCCGAACGATCAATTCCCTTTTTGATTTTGACAAGATCGTTGTTACCGTTACCGATCTGGTTTGCGAAGCCACGAACGCGCAGGCATCGTGGCTGGAGATGACTAAGGCCAAAAATCCGTCATTCCGAGGCCAGTTTGATTTTGTTGCATTAAAAACAAAAGACAATTTTCATGTTCACTTTTTGGAACTGAGTTCAAAAAAATATCTTACCAAAGGCGGGGATTCACAATTATTTCCATCGAACGATCTTGATTACTTGCATTATTTAGTTCAGCCGGTCGAAATGATTTTACAAACAAAGAAACCGATTGTCATTAATCAGGTTAAAAAGGATAAAACGACTAAGGATCTGAAACGTACGCCAATGGAGTCTCTTGTAGGTGTTCCTCTTATTTCCAACGATGAAATTGTAGGCGTACTCTATGCTGCAAAAGCGCAGCAATTTGGATTTGACCAGGATGATATTGCGATCATATCCGCATTTGCAAACCAGACTACCGTTGCTCTGGAGAATACGAGGCTTGTCAAAGAATCCTTGGAAAAAGAACGGTTGGAGCAGGAATTGCGCATTGCGCACGAAGTGCAGATGAGGCTGATCCCACAACAAATTCCCACGATCAGAAACGAAACCGGCACGAAAGGACTCGATATAGGCGCAATGACGCTTCCCGCCAATGAAGTCGGCGGGGACTATTACGATTTCGTTAAGTTGGCGGATTGGCGTCTAGGCATTGTGGTTGCTGATGTTTCCGGAAAAGGTACTTCGGCTGCATTTTATATGGCGGAAATCAAAGGAATTATTCAGGCGTTAGCTGGAATTTATTCTGCACCAAAGGACCTGATGATTGCGGTCAATGAAGTTTTATATGGAAGCATGGATCGAAAATCTTTTATTACCGTTCTCTATGTTGACTTTGATATTTCAAAAAACGAATTACGTTTTGCGCGCGCAGGGCATTGTCCGCTGCTGCACGTTTGCGGTGAAGAAAATAATTTTGTTCGTCCGGACGGCATCGGACTTGGGCTGGACAACGGGTTGCTTTTTCGTAATTCGATGGAGGAACATGTGATAAAGGTTCAAAATGAGGACATTTTCGTTATGTACTCTGACGGATTAATTGAGGCGCGAAATCCAAATGGCGAGGAATTTGGGGAGGACAGACTATGCGCGTCAGTTCAATCAGTTCGCAGCCTCGATGCTCAAACGATCAAAGATAAGATCATTCAGGACGTCAGTTTTTTCGAAAACGGATCTAAGGCGCACGACGATTTGACTTGCGTTGTATTAAAATTGAAAGAACTTTCGGTTGATGCGGAAACGCACGTTTCATCGCCGCGCAAAGATGCCGTGCTTGTACAGGGTTGA
- a CDS encoding STAS domain-containing protein, with protein sequence MSGFEVFRKDNQDVSVLFLKGYLDAHTYPNFEAELQKLVDEKRYKIIVDFNDLSYISSAGLGVFMGFIETVRDNSGDIKLCSMSSKVFKVFDLLGFPTIYQILKDAEEAHNKFKDTGSVSG encoded by the coding sequence ATGAGCGGATTCGAAGTCTTTCGAAAAGACAACCAGGACGTTTCAGTACTCTTCTTAAAAGGGTATCTGGATGCCCATACGTATCCTAATTTTGAAGCAGAGCTTCAAAAATTGGTTGATGAAAAGCGATATAAAATTATCGTCGACTTCAATGACCTGAGCTACATTTCAAGTGCGGGGCTGGGCGTTTTCATGGGCTTCATCGAAACGGTCCGTGATAATTCCGGCGACATCAAGCTATGCTCCATGTCGAGCAAGGTGTTTAAGGTTTTTGATTTGTTGGGTTTTCCGACGATCTATCAGATTTTGAAAGATGCGGAAGAAGCTCATAACAAATTTAAGGACACCGGCAGTGTATCCGGATAA
- a CDS encoding ATP-binding protein: protein MFTLNIPSRTDNLEIIREFIIGIAKKFGFDDEGISEIELAVDEACANVIKHAYNYDENKKIDITVETNLSKLTITISDQGRGFDPGKLESPEQRLQKHARGGLGIALIKKVMDEVSFDLHPGSNHVKMVKYISNPN, encoded by the coding sequence ATTTTTACGTTAAATATTCCCAGTCGAACGGATAATCTGGAGATCATCAGGGAGTTTATCATTGGGATTGCAAAAAAATTCGGATTTGATGATGAAGGAATCAGTGAAATTGAGCTGGCCGTAGATGAAGCTTGCGCAAACGTGATCAAACATGCATACAATTACGATGAAAATAAAAAGATAGATATAACCGTAGAAACCAATTTGTCTAAACTCACCATTACGATAAGCGATCAGGGCCGAGGATTCGATCCCGGCAAATTGGAAAGCCCGGAACAACGCCTACAAAAACACGCGCGCGGCGGTTTGGGCATCGCGCTGATCAAAAAGGTTATGGATGAAGTAAGTTTCGATCTTCATCCCGGCAGTAACCACGTTAAAATGGTAAAATATATTTCTAATCCTAATTAA
- the aroA gene encoding 3-phosphoshikimate 1-carboxyvinyltransferase, producing MRPFDIHCSNGIHVDKELPGDKSISHRVAIIAAIAEGESIIQNMATGADVISTLQCLSQLGVEIETSAREIRVKGKGLNGLRKTDRHLDCGNSGTTARLLAGVLAGQPFESVLAGDESLSRRPMRRIANPLGRMGAGIQISEGGTLPMAISGTVLKGLSHTLEVASAQVKSCILLAGMYAQGETTILETIPTRDHTERLLPFIRKEFLPDAHKLTVHGGCSISPFHMAVPGDFSSAAFLIAAGILIPDSKIRLRRVGLNPTRTGLLDVLRRMGAQVTIENQVEEAIEPFGDIVVSYNGQTLQGCLLDKKIIASIIDEIPILAVLGTQTDSGLEIRNASELRNKECDRITALAYNLRQMGAEVDEFEDGLFVHPSTLKPASIKTFGDHRIAMAFTIAAMAAGGVSTIDDSECIAISFPGFMKYLDIEPTDRHRELLSC from the coding sequence ATGCGACCATTTGATATTCATTGTTCAAACGGCATTCACGTTGATAAGGAACTTCCGGGCGACAAATCGATCTCGCATCGCGTTGCGATCATTGCAGCGATAGCAGAAGGCGAATCGATTATACAAAATATGGCAACCGGCGCTGATGTTATATCTACGCTGCAATGTTTATCTCAATTGGGTGTGGAAATTGAAACTTCAGCGCGTGAAATACGGGTTAAAGGTAAAGGACTAAACGGGCTTCGAAAAACAGATCGGCATTTGGACTGCGGTAATTCCGGAACCACAGCACGTTTATTGGCCGGCGTTCTTGCTGGACAACCATTTGAGTCAGTTCTTGCAGGCGATGAGTCGCTTTCTAGAAGACCTATGAGACGCATTGCGAACCCATTGGGACGGATGGGAGCCGGAATCCAAATATCTGAAGGCGGAACTCTCCCCATGGCAATTTCCGGAACTGTATTGAAGGGATTGAGCCATACACTTGAAGTTGCAAGCGCGCAGGTAAAATCCTGTATACTCCTTGCCGGCATGTATGCTCAAGGGGAGACCACTATACTCGAAACGATTCCAACCCGTGACCATACGGAGAGGTTATTGCCCTTTATCCGGAAGGAATTTTTGCCTGATGCACATAAGTTGACCGTACACGGCGGCTGTAGTATATCGCCGTTCCATATGGCCGTGCCGGGAGATTTTTCATCGGCGGCATTTCTAATTGCAGCGGGAATCCTGATTCCCGATTCGAAGATTCGGTTACGTCGCGTGGGATTAAATCCGACGCGCACCGGATTGCTGGATGTTTTGAGAAGGATGGGAGCGCAGGTCACGATAGAGAACCAAGTTGAGGAAGCAATTGAACCATTTGGAGACATAGTTGTTTCTTATAATGGTCAGACGCTGCAAGGATGTTTACTGGATAAAAAAATAATCGCAAGTATTATTGATGAAATTCCGATTCTTGCAGTGCTTGGAACCCAAACCGATTCGGGTTTGGAAATAAGAAATGCATCTGAACTTCGAAATAAAGAATGTGACCGCATCACGGCGCTTGCGTATAATTTACGTCAAATGGGAGCTGAAGTTGACGAATTTGAAGACGGTTTATTTGTTCATCCATCTACTTTGAAGCCTGCTTCAATAAAGACTTTCGGTGATCACAGGATTGCGATGGCCTTTACCATTGCTGCCATGGCGGCCGGTGGCGTATCGACCATAGACGATAGCGAATGTATCGCGATCTCTTTCCCCGGGTTTATGAAGTATCTCGATATTGAACCAACCGATCGCCATCGGGAACTTTTATCGTGTTAA
- a CDS encoding Gfo/Idh/MocA family oxidoreductase, producing MAKEKAKNGKIRIGVIGCGAITQIIHFPILSKMEDVEIVAIADTDKTKVQALGEKYHIENNFTDHTKLLELDDIDAVHICTPNSMHAEMTIDALAAGKHVMVEKPIARTYEEAKSMADEARKRKMKLMVGMNHRFRPDAMILKNFVKGKELGKIFYTKAGWLRRRGSWNETEWAKKKQMAGGGVFMDLGIPMLDLSLWLMDNPKVKSVYSAMYNHYQKEGIEDSATVLIRFENDAILSLEVSWTLLMENDFMYTNLFGTLGGALLNPLRIHKEMHGNLVNVTPTKMERPENNYKKSYEYEIKHFVECVKHDRPVLSSADEAAEVMRISEAIYQSAREKKEIVMK from the coding sequence ATGGCCAAGGAAAAAGCGAAAAACGGAAAAATCAGAATCGGTGTTATTGGTTGCGGCGCCATAACGCAGATCATTCACTTTCCTATTCTGTCCAAAATGGAAGACGTCGAGATTGTGGCAATTGCCGATACGGATAAAACCAAAGTTCAGGCGCTTGGAGAAAAATACCATATAGAAAACAACTTTACCGATCATACCAAGCTGCTGGAACTGGATGATATTGACGCGGTACATATTTGCACGCCGAATAGTATGCATGCGGAGATGACGATCGATGCATTAGCTGCCGGAAAGCACGTGATGGTTGAAAAGCCGATTGCACGTACGTACGAAGAAGCAAAAAGTATGGCAGATGAGGCTCGAAAACGTAAAATGAAATTAATGGTAGGGATGAATCACCGATTCAGGCCGGATGCGATGATCTTGAAGAACTTTGTAAAAGGCAAAGAACTGGGAAAGATTTTTTATACGAAAGCAGGCTGGCTGCGCCGGCGCGGCAGTTGGAATGAAACCGAATGGGCGAAGAAAAAACAAATGGCCGGCGGCGGAGTTTTTATGGATCTCGGAATCCCCATGCTGGACCTGTCGTTATGGCTTATGGACAATCCAAAAGTGAAAAGCGTATACAGCGCAATGTACAATCATTATCAAAAAGAAGGCATTGAGGATTCGGCAACTGTTTTGATTCGCTTTGAAAATGACGCGATTCTGAGTCTTGAAGTGAGTTGGACGCTCTTGATGGAAAATGATTTTATGTACACCAATTTATTCGGAACGTTAGGCGGGGCTTTGCTCAATCCGCTTCGGATTCACAAAGAAATGCACGGCAATTTAGTCAATGTGACGCCGACGAAGATGGAGCGGCCTGAAAATAATTATAAAAAATCTTATGAATATGAAATAAAACATTTTGTCGAATGCGTCAAGCACGACCGGCCAGTTTTATCCAGCGCGGATGAAGCGGCAGAAGTCATGCGGATTTCCGAGGCCATTTACCAGTCGGCCAGAGAGAAAAAAGAGATTGTAATGAAATAA
- a CDS encoding HlyC/CorC family transporter translates to MVFEIFAIFFLVLANGFFVAAEFAIVKVRSTQIETLLHEKNARAKIAKEVISHLDAYLSATQLGITIASIGLGWFGEPAVSRMIAPLIDFFGIVNPQIIHAVSFIIGFSIITFLHITLGELAPKSAAIQYPKNTTLWVSYPLRVFYIIFKPFIFFLNGSANLMLRVIGIRPVGEHELSHSEAEIRLLIADGRKSGVIDATEFKLIENIFDFTETTVKEIMVPRTQMFALDIDRSFDENFKMAVDSGFTRIPVFRETVDTLIGILYVKDLFKIDRSSEHDLTKILRSVYFAPETTSISRLMHDFQQQKIHIGIVIDEFGGTSGLITLENILEKIVGQIQDEYDDEKKEFEAHADGSFTVDAKMRIDAFNEQFHSDLPADRDYETLAGFLNEKAGHIPSLSEEIRHGNILFKITKKSPKQIQQVKIVRQN, encoded by the coding sequence GTGGTTTTTGAGATATTTGCCATTTTTTTTCTCGTTCTGGCTAACGGTTTTTTTGTAGCCGCAGAATTTGCAATTGTAAAAGTCCGGTCGACGCAGATAGAAACGCTGCTGCATGAAAAGAACGCCAGAGCTAAAATTGCAAAAGAGGTGATTTCCCATCTCGACGCGTATTTATCGGCAACACAGCTTGGTATTACCATCGCCAGCATCGGCCTTGGATGGTTCGGTGAACCGGCTGTCTCACGTATGATTGCGCCATTGATCGATTTTTTTGGGATTGTGAATCCGCAGATCATTCACGCCGTCTCATTTATAATCGGGTTTTCGATTATAACATTTTTACACATCACTCTGGGAGAACTCGCACCCAAGTCTGCGGCAATTCAGTACCCGAAGAATACAACTCTTTGGGTCTCATATCCGTTACGCGTTTTCTATATTATCTTTAAACCGTTTATTTTTTTCTTAAATGGCAGCGCCAATTTAATGTTGCGGGTCATTGGGATCCGGCCTGTTGGAGAGCACGAACTCAGCCACTCCGAAGCGGAAATTCGTTTACTAATTGCTGATGGACGCAAAAGCGGCGTAATTGATGCAACGGAGTTTAAACTTATTGAGAATATTTTTGATTTTACTGAGACTACCGTCAAGGAAATCATGGTGCCCCGCACGCAGATGTTTGCTCTGGATATAGATCGCAGTTTTGATGAGAACTTCAAGATGGCAGTAGACAGCGGGTTTACGCGTATTCCCGTTTTCCGTGAAACTGTTGACACGTTGATCGGCATTTTATATGTCAAAGACCTTTTTAAAATCGACAGGTCAAGCGAACACGATCTTACAAAGATTTTACGGTCTGTCTATTTTGCACCGGAAACAACGAGTATTAGCCGGCTGATGCACGATTTTCAGCAGCAAAAGATTCACATTGGTATAGTGATTGATGAATTTGGCGGGACGAGCGGGCTCATCACTCTTGAAAATATTCTAGAGAAAATTGTGGGGCAAATTCAAGATGAATACGACGATGAAAAGAAAGAGTTCGAAGCTCACGCGGATGGAAGTTTCACCGTAGATGCAAAAATGCGCATAGACGCCTTCAACGAACAATTTCATTCGGATCTTCCTGCCGACAGGGATTATGAAACACTGGCAGGTTTTTTAAATGAAAAAGCCGGCCACATTCCAAGTTTATCCGAGGAAATACGGCACGGCAATATCTTGTTCAAAATAACCAAAAAGTCGCCAAAACAAATTCAGCAAGTAAAGATCGTCCGACAGAATTAA
- a CDS encoding aldehyde dehydrogenase family protein: protein MDKDLISMQEARDVARLAAAAQKEFAKFSQNQVDAIVKAMADAGFEAAERLAKLAYEETRMGRYEDKIVKNQFGTRDVYDYIKDMKTVGVIRHDEKKKIYEIGWPMGVVAAIIPTTNPTSTVMYKILISLKAGNGVAVAPHPRAAKCTFEASEILRKAAEMHGAPKGLIGCIQTPTIEGTQALMHCPEIAVILATGGHGIVHAAYSSGKPAYGVGSGNAPAFIEKTANVKKAVADIVAGKCFDYGLLCSSENSMIVDISLKEQALAELKNNRAHLCSDDEKTKLEKLMFGRGRLNTEIIGMPASVIAEKAGFSVPANTTILVAPCKEVGKQEPLSAEKLSPVLSLFYVDGWEAGCDLAVKILNFGGIGHTMSIHSNDHDVIMRFGLEKPAFRICVNTVSTLGAVGYTTGLAPSMTLGPGTLGGSITTDNIMPTHLINVKRLAFEIRPFRSTLVHQTTPSPIVPSGTDSKYEQPAFDSRPKKQKSETPIPSGSGERTYGSSALKETDIDRIVDEFIKSRK from the coding sequence ATGGACAAAGATCTTATTTCAATGCAGGAAGCGCGCGACGTGGCGCGTTTAGCCGCCGCCGCTCAAAAAGAATTTGCAAAGTTCTCACAAAATCAGGTTGACGCGATTGTCAAAGCCATGGCGGATGCAGGTTTTGAAGCCGCCGAGCGTCTGGCAAAATTAGCTTATGAAGAAACACGGATGGGCCGTTATGAAGACAAGATTGTCAAGAATCAGTTTGGCACCAGGGATGTATACGACTATATCAAGGATATGAAAACCGTCGGCGTTATCCGTCATGACGAAAAGAAAAAGATTTATGAAATCGGCTGGCCGATGGGTGTCGTTGCCGCCATTATCCCGACTACCAACCCGACGTCAACTGTGATGTATAAAATACTGATCTCGCTCAAAGCAGGTAACGGCGTTGCTGTCGCGCCTCACCCGCGTGCAGCGAAATGCACGTTCGAGGCCTCTGAAATACTAAGAAAAGCCGCGGAAATGCACGGCGCTCCTAAAGGACTGATCGGCTGTATACAAACGCCGACGATCGAGGGAACACAGGCGCTGATGCATTGTCCCGAAATTGCCGTGATACTTGCCACGGGCGGCCATGGAATTGTTCATGCAGCATACAGCTCCGGAAAACCGGCTTACGGTGTTGGATCCGGCAACGCGCCGGCATTTATTGAAAAAACGGCGAACGTCAAGAAAGCCGTTGCGGATATCGTTGCCGGTAAATGTTTTGATTACGGCCTTCTTTGCTCGTCCGAAAATTCCATGATCGTGGATATCTCCCTGAAAGAACAGGCATTGGCGGAATTAAAAAACAATCGCGCGCACCTCTGTTCGGATGACGAAAAAACTAAACTTGAAAAACTCATGTTTGGCCGCGGAAGACTCAATACGGAAATTATCGGCATGCCGGCGTCCGTCATCGCCGAGAAAGCCGGGTTTTCAGTTCCTGCAAATACAACGATACTTGTTGCGCCATGCAAAGAAGTAGGTAAACAGGAACCCTTGTCGGCAGAAAAACTGTCCCCGGTCTTGTCCTTATTTTATGTGGACGGTTGGGAAGCCGGATGCGATCTCGCAGTCAAAATCCTGAACTTCGGCGGTATTGGGCACACGATGTCCATTCACTCCAACGATCATGATGTGATCATGCGTTTTGGCCTTGAAAAACCGGCCTTTCGCATTTGTGTAAATACGGTCTCGACACTGGGAGCAGTCGGATATACGACGGGGCTTGCGCCTTCTATGACACTGGGGCCCGGAACTCTCGGAGGTTCAATCACTACGGACAACATCATGCCTACGCACCTGATCAATGTCAAGAGATTGGCGTTTGAAATTCGTCCGTTCAGATCGACATTGGTGCACCAAACAACCCCTTCACCAATCGTACCTTCAGGTACGGACTCAAAATACGAACAGCCGGCCTTCGACTCACGTCCCAAAAAACAAAAATCGGAAACGCCTATTCCGTCGGGCTCAGGGGAACGCACCTATGGCTCATCAGCATTAAAAGAAACAGATATCGATAGAATCGTGGATGAATTTATCAAGAGTAGAAAATAG
- a CDS encoding MoxR family ATPase — protein sequence MDIRELNERIHLESAFIDGIIKEIGRVIVGQKYMVERLMVALFSNGHVLLEGVPGLAKTLAIKTLAETVQTKFQRIQFTPDLLPADLLGTLIYNQKEGNFFTRKGPIFSNLILADEINRSPAKVQSALLEAMQERQVTISDTTHKLDEPFLVLATQNPIEQEGTYPLPEAQVDRFMLKLKIGYPSREEELEIIRRMAKTTGTTGVNAVINPQQILQARKTVNDIYLDEKIENYIVDLVFATRQPEKYGLPDLKPLISFGASPRASINLILASKAYAFIKRRGYVIPEDVRAIAMDVFRHRVILTYEAEAEELTSEEVVTQIINKIEVP from the coding sequence ATGGACATTCGTGAACTCAATGAACGTATTCACCTCGAAAGTGCTTTTATTGACGGGATCATCAAGGAAATCGGACGAGTCATTGTCGGTCAAAAGTATATGGTCGAACGGTTGATGGTCGCACTATTTTCTAACGGACATGTATTGCTGGAAGGCGTACCCGGATTAGCCAAGACGTTGGCAATCAAAACGCTGGCGGAAACCGTACAAACAAAATTTCAGCGTATCCAATTTACGCCTGACCTCTTGCCTGCGGATCTTCTCGGCACATTAATTTATAATCAAAAAGAAGGCAATTTTTTCACGCGAAAAGGGCCTATTTTTTCCAATCTGATTCTGGCCGATGAAATCAACCGTTCTCCGGCCAAAGTACAAAGCGCTCTGCTCGAAGCGATGCAGGAAAGACAAGTTACTATCAGCGATACGACGCATAAGTTAGATGAACCGTTTCTTGTTCTTGCCACGCAGAATCCGATTGAACAGGAAGGAACCTATCCTTTGCCGGAAGCGCAGGTGGATCGCTTCATGTTAAAGCTCAAGATCGGTTATCCTTCACGTGAAGAAGAACTCGAGATCATCCGGCGTATGGCAAAAACAACAGGTACGACGGGCGTTAACGCCGTGATCAATCCTCAGCAGATCCTGCAGGCCCGTAAAACGGTTAATGACATTTATCTGGATGAAAAAATTGAAAACTATATTGTCGATTTGGTTTTTGCGACGCGTCAGCCGGAAAAATACGGATTACCGGATCTTAAACCCCTGATCTCATTCGGCGCCTCGCCGCGTGCCTCGATCAATCTGATCCTTGCATCCAAAGCCTACGCGTTCATCAAACGTCGTGGATATGTTATTCCGGAGGATGTTCGCGCCATCGCGATGGATGTTTTTCGGCATAGGGTTATTCTCACGTATGAGGCCGAGGCGGAGGAACTAACAAGCGAAGAAGTCGTGACTCAAATCATTAATAAGATAGAAGTGCCTTAA